Within Vannielia litorea, the genomic segment TTGGCCGAGAGATACAGGGCCTTCTGGGGTGCACCTGCGCATTTGATCGGCATCGGCGGTTGCGTGAAGATCGCGCGGCCCTTCTTCAGGCCTTGCACGAGCTTCCATGTATAAGGCGCCAGATCGTAGCGGTAGTTCGAGGTCACCCCGTTGCGGCCAAGGGTGTCTTCCAGCCCTTTGATCTTGTCCCAGGCCAGCTTGAGGCCGGGGCAGACCACGAGGCGTGTGTATTTGATCACCCGACAACCGTCGAGCACCACGGCATTGTCCTTGGGCTCGAAGGCGGCCACCGCAGACTTGATCCAGTGCACGCCGCGCGGGATCAGGCTGCCCATGGTCTTGGCTGTTTCCGAGGCGTCGAAGATACCGCCCCCCACCATCGTCCAGCCCGGCTGGTAGTAGTGGATGTCGGCGGGGTCGATCACCGCGATCTCGAGGTCCGGCTTTCGGGCCTTCAGCGAGGAGGCAGTTGCAATGCCCGCTGCGCCCGCGCCGACGATCACCACGTCATAGCTTGCATCGGTCACATCCGTCGGCGTCTTGCCTCCGTTGGCGATGCGGCGCGCCACACCGTTCATGTCGTATCCTGCCGCCTTTGTCGCGGCGAGAATTTCCGGGAGCGGCCGGGTCTTGGCCTGTGAAAGAGACCAGAGCGTGGCCGAGCGTGTGCCGGTGCGGCAGAAGGCCAGCGTAGGGGCTGGCAACTCGGCGAGTGCCTCACCGAACTGCGCCGCCGTTTCGTCGCTGACCATGCCGGGCGTCACCGGCAGGTGCCGGAACTTCAGGCCGGCCTTTTTGGCGGCTGCTGCAAGCTCCTCGTGCCCCGGCTGGTCGGCACCCTCGGCATCGGGTCGGTTGCAGATGATGGAGCGATAGCCTGCAGCCGCGATCTCGGGGACCTCGGCGGGCAGGATCTGCGGCGACACCGCGAACGTGCCGGTGATCTTCCTGATGTCCATCAACTTTCTCCCGATTGTTCGTGGTGCGGCCCTGGTTCAGAGCCCGTTCAGCGGAACCTTCAGCATCGGTTTTCCGTCCTTGTCGGTCGGGATCTCGCCGGCGCGCATGTTCACCTGGAGCGACGGAATGATGAGCTTGGGCATGTCGAGCGTTGCGTCGCGCTCGGTGCGGAACTTGATGAAATCCGCGCGCGTCTTGCCGGCGCCGACATGGATGTTGTTGGCCTTCTCCTCGGCAACGGTGGTTTCCCACTGGATGTCGCGCCCGTTGGGGCCGTAGTCGTGGCACATGAAGAGGCGCATCTCGTCGGGCAGGGCCAGAACCTTCATGATGCTGTCGTAGAGCACGCCCGCGTCGCCGCCCGGAAAGTCCGCGCGCGCAGAACCGCCATCCGGCATGAAGAGTGTGTCGCCCACAAAGGCCGCATTGCCGATCACATGGGTCATGCAGGCCGGGGTATGGCCGGGCGTGTAGAGCGCCACAGCCTTCATGCCGCCGATCTCGTAGGTGTCTCCTTCGGAGAACAGGGCATCGAACTGCGAGCCGTCGCGCTGAAACTCGGTGCCCTCGTTGAAGACCTTTCCGAACGTCTCCTGTACGGTGGTGATATGCTCCCCGATCCCGATCTTGCCGCCCAGCTTCTGCTGGATGTAGGGCGCGGCCGAGAGGTGATCGGCGTGGACGTGGGTCTCGATCAGCCAGTCAACCGTCAGCCCGTGCTCCTGCACGTAGGCGATGATCTCGTCGGCATTCTCATAGGCGATCCGGCCTGCCGCGTAGTCGATGTCCATCACGCTGTCGATGATGGCGCAATGCGTGCTTTCGGGATCCTTCACCACGTAGGAGATCGTGTTGGTGGCCTCGTCGAAGAAGGCCTGAACCTCGGGGGTAACGGTCATGTCGATCGGGTAGTCGCTCATGGGAGCCTCCAGTCTGTGCAGCGGGGGTCAGGCCCGCGCCGCCTCGGGTTTCTTTCGTGCAGTTGCCTTCTGCATCGTCTTGGCCAGCAGGATGCCTGCGATAAGGGCCGCAACAAAAACGATCACGTCGATCCTGCCCGTACCCAGAGCCGGGAGGGCGCCGCCGGGGCAGAAGCCCGCGATGCCCCACCCCACACCAAAGACCAGCGAGCCGCCGATCAGCCGCGCATCGATCTGCCGGGTGCCAGGCAGGTTGAAGCTCGCGCCCCAAACCGGTGCCGGCCGGCGCAACACGACGCGGTAGCCGATGAATGTCGCCAACAGCGCGCCGCCCATCACGAAGGCCAGGCTTGGATCCCATGTGCCAGCCACGTCGAAGAAGTTGATTACCTTGGCCGGGTTCGCCATCCCCGAGATCGAGATGCCGAGGCCGAAGACGAGGCCGATGAGATAGATCAGGATGTGCTTTTTCATGGCTCAGCCTCCGATCACGTGACGAATGACAAAAACGGTGACCGCCGTGCCCGCCATGAACGTGAGCGTGGCCACGATGGAGCGAGGCGAGAGCCGCGCCATGCCGCAAACCCCGTGACCCGAGGTGCATCCTGCGCCGTAGGTTACGCCCAGGCCCACGATCAGCCCGCCCAGCGCAAGGAGCGGCGTGGAGACAGGCACCTCGATCGTGGGCCAGTTGCCGGTGATGGCCATGTAGAGCGCAGGGCCCGAGACCATGCCGGCCAACAGGGCCGCGCGCCACGAGAACTCCGGGGAGCTGTCGGGCTGGATGAACCCGGCCAGGATGCCGGTGGCGCCGAAGATCCGGCCAAGGGTAGTCATCAGCATCACGGCAGCCAGGCCGATCAGCAGACCTCCACCAAGGGATGCAAGCGGTGTGAACTCTGTTTCCATAAGGCCGGTCTCTCCAAAGGGGCAGCCGCGCTTATGACTTGGGCAGCCGTTTCTGTTCGCTTCGGCTCTATATATTCAAATTATTGCATTTGACAAGAGCGCAGTCACAGCGCGGTCAGGAATGCCCCCAGACGGTCCTGGTCGATGGGCTTTCCCAACAGCTCCACCCCCAATGTGCAACATGTCTCTCGCAGGCTGCGGGAGCGATCGGCCGACAGGATGCGCGCAGGGATCGAGCCGAACCGCCCGGTGAGCAGCCCGAACAGCTCGGTACCGCTCATGCCACGCCCCAGTTGCTCGTCGAGCAGCAACGCATCGGGCCTCAGTTGAACCTCGGCGAGCAGATCGAGCGCCTCGGTTGCGTTGTGGGCGTGCAGCACATGCGCGCCCCAGCCCTCGATCATCTGACTGAGCGCCCGGGCCAGGGCGGTGTCGTTTTCGACCAGCAGAACCAGCGGGGACCGCGCCCGCAGATCGGGCTCGGCAGCGGGCTGACGCGCTTGCTGTGCGGCTGGGCGGGCGGCAATCGGCACGTTCAGCGAAAAGCAGCTGCCGATACCCGGCTGCGACCACAGCGAAAGCGGGTGCCCCAGACCGGTGCAGGCACGCTCGACGATGGCGAGGCCCAGCCCCAGCCCGTCGCCCCGAACTTCGAGCCGCTTGAACTCCTGGAAGATGAGCGCCTGGTCTTCCGGCGCGATGCCGCGCCCGCTGTCCCACACCTCGATGCGGGCAGACCCGCCATTGCGCCGAACCCCCAGCACCACCTTGCCGCGGTCGGTGTAGCAGATGGCATTCGAGAGAAGGTTCTGCACGATCCGGCGCAGGAAGGCCGGGTCGCTGCGCACCGTCAGCCCGGTATCCACGATCCGCAGGCCAAGCCCTTTTGCCCGGGCCATCGGCTCGAGCTGGTGTCTGAGCGGATCGAAGATCGCCTTGAGCGGCACGGACTGCACATCAAAACTGGCGCGTCCGAGGTCAAGCTTGGAGATGTCGAGCAGGGCGGTGATGATGTCTTCGACGTTTCCGAGCGCCTGCGCTGTCTTGTCGGCCAGTTCGGCTGGCCGACCCGGCCCGGCAACCTCGGACAGCGACGACAGAAAGAGCTTGGCAGCCGACAGCGGCTGCATCAGGTCGTGGCTTGCGGCCGCCACGAACCGCGACTTGGAGGTGTTGGCCCTCTCGGCCTCCTGCAAGGCCTCCTCCAGTTCCAGCGTCCGCTCCTCCACCCGCCGCTCCAAGAGCTCGTTGATCTCGTGAAGCGCCTGCGCGGCGTGTCGTTCTGGTGTGACATCACTGACCGACACCACGAATCCGCGATCCGGCATCTCCTGCGCGAAACCGTGCAGGATGCGCCCCTCATCGAGTGTCATCTCGAAGCTGAGCGGCAGGCGCCCGCCGCGCTGGTCGGCCCAGTCCCGCAGGGCCTGCACCTTGAGACCTTCGGCAAACACCGCACGCGAGCCGATCTGCTCCGCAATCTCCGAAAATGCCGTGCCCAAGGTGTCCTGCGGCAGCGTCATGTCGAAGAGCTCGCCCAGGCGGTCGTTCCACCCCGCGAGGCGGGCCTGCGCATCGAAGATGGCCACGCCTTGCGTCAGATGGTCGAGCGTGGCTTGCAGCATCTGTGCATGACCATGCTGCAGCCGCTCGCGCTCTCGCCGCTCGGCCCGGAAGATCGCGGTCACGTCGGTCTGGAGGATCACCGTGCCGCCCGACGCCGTTCGATGCTCCGAGACCTGCAGCCAGCGGTCCCGGCTGAGCGCCACGTTGAAGACCGAATGTGCGTCGCCATGCCGTCGCATCCGCCGCGCCACCCAATCGGCGGCCGCCTCGCCCGCGGGGAGCGAGAGATCTCGGCTGTCGGCCACCAGCTTGACGTATTCCGCAAAGGGCAGCCCTTCGACCAAGCGCGGCTTGATGTCGGTGAGCGCCTTGCAGAAGCGGCTGTTCGCCAGGACCAGCCGCTCGGAGGCGTCGAAGAGAGCGAAACCCTCCGCCACGGTCTCGATGGCATCGGCGAGGTTGGAGCGCGCCGCCTCCGCGGAGCGGTTGGCCCGGGCAAGCCGGGCGTTCGAATCCTGCAACAGGTCGAGGGCCCGCTCGAGCTGAACGGTTCGCTCGCGCACCTGCGCCTCCATCAGCGCGGCCCGCTCGAACTGGGCATAGGCCAGCCCGCTCTCGGCGTTCTTCTGCTCTACCCGGCGCATGAGCGACTGCACGATCCGCAACAGCTTTTCGTTCTGGCGCTCGAGGCTGTCCTCGGGATTGACCAGCATCACCTAGCCGCCCTCTTTCGGCGGATAGAAGGCAACGCCGGTTATGGTCTGGTTCACGTGCAGCGGGCCGATCTGCTCGCCATAGGTCGAGAATCCGACCACCCTGTGCCGGGCCAGGGTGTCGGAGAGCGCACGGACGGATTGCGCCTGTTCGGCTTCGATCCGGCGCAGGAGGCAATCGCACCCGAGGATCGCCAGCGGTTGCACCGGGTCTGCCAGCGCACTCAGCTCGGCATCGAGATGGGTGACCATATCCTGTTTCTCGGCCACCGTGAGCACCATCCCCTCGTCGATTGCCGAGAAAAACTGCAACTCGCCGTTGTCGGTAACCCGCTGTATCGCGCGCACGTGATGATCCGCACCAATCCGCACGACGACCGGATGTGCGGCGAAGGTGAATGTGTCCAGCTGCTCGGGATCCTTGCCGACGATCCGGGCATATTCTCGCGCCGCCGGCTCTGCATTGATCGACTTCACGATCCGCGCATTCGGATCTGCCTCTGTCACCACCATCCGGTCGTCTGTCGGCAGCAGGTGGTCGATCGAGAACACCTTGGTTGGCAGCGTCGTCCGCACAAGCGCCAGAACCGCTGCGTCCTGCGCCACCACGCCGTTCAAGGCAACACGGGTGCGGGCAAAATCCACGCCATCCCCCGCCGAGCCGCCAAACAACGGCACCCCGCCAAGGGCGGGTGAAAGGGCGGCGGTGAGGATGTCTTCCTTCAGCGAAAGCCCGTCGATCAGCAGAAAGGCAAAGCTGTGGGGTCGGTCTGGTGCCCGCTCTGCGAGCGAAAGCCGCTCGCGGACCAGCGTGTCACCGAAGGCCTGCGCATCGCGATCACCCAATTTGTCGATCATCAGCGCGGTTGCCGAAAAGGCGGTCTCGGGGAAGGCCACGGCAACCACGCGCCCCTCCACATAGCCCGCGCGGCCGATCTCTCCGGCCGTCGTGCACGCCATGACCTGCGCCGAACCGAAGCGTTGGGCGGCGGCTTCTGCAATTTCCGAGAAGCGGCAGTCCGGGCTGACAAAAAGGCAGACCAGCGCAAAGGGGCCCGGGCCCAGTTCTTCAGCGATCACCGCGAGCGCATCCGGGTCCGTGGCAAAGACTTCGGCCACTTGCGGGCCAAGCTCGATCAGGGCCGGGGACTCCGGGGCTAATGTAGCGGGTTTCACGCGTTCTCCTCCCACGTGCCCCCAGGTCCGTCGCCTCGGGGCGGATCAAGTTAGGAGGAGACCGGCGCGCTTGGCAATACGGTCGAGAACCGCGCCTGCCCTGCAACCAGCACCGCCTGCGTCCGGCTCTGCACGCCCAGCTTGCGCATGATCGCGGTCACATGCGCCTTCACGGTGGTTTCGGCAATCGCGAGGTCGAAGGCGATCTGCTTGTTGAGCTTGCCCTGGCAGATCAACTGAAGAATGCGCGACTGCTGGGCGGTGAGTGTCGATAGCCGTTCCACGGCGTCTTCCACCTCACCGTCATCGCCCGCCGCCACAAACCCTTCCGGCACGAAGGCTTCGCCTCGTGAAACGGCTGCCAGAGCCTCACGGAAAGTGCTGCGTGGACTGTGCTTTGGCACAAACCCGGCAGCACCGGCCTTCAGCGCGGCCGAGATCACCTGGTTCTCCGCCATCGAGGACACCACGATTACCGGCACACCCCGCGCACTGGCCTTGAGGCGGATAAGCCCGTCGAGCCCCGACACATCGGGCAGGTTCAGATCCAGCACCACGAGGTCGGGCAAATCGCCCTCCAGCATGGCTATGGCCCTCTCCAACCGGTCGCATGTGCGCACCTCCCTGAAGGCGGCCACCGTGGTCAGGGTCAGCTCCAGCGCATCGCAGAACAGCGGGTGATCATCGACCACCAGTGCCCAGCCCGTCAGCGCCCCCTTGTGAATACCGAGATCCATACGTTCCATGCGCCCAGCCTAGCCGGAGCATCTGCCTCGGTCACTTGCCAATTGGTCGGGGCCGGGTGAGTATCGCGGCAAGGCGCTGGACGCACGCGCAACAAGCCTTAGGTGCGGACCAAGCCTTTGGTCGAATAGGCGCAAGCCCGTGCGCTTCCTAGGGTCTTCAGCAATCGAGGGAGGTGATTCATGGAACTCAGCGACAGCCGCGTGATCAAGGCCGATCCGCAGACCGTCTGGAAGGGACTGCTCGACCCCGACGTTCTCAAGGCCTGCGTGCCTGGCTGCACCGAGATGTCCGGTTCACCCGAAGAAGGCTTCGAGGCGACCGTCGTCCAGAAAGTCGGGCCGGTGAAGGCCACCTTCAAGGGCGCCGTCACCCTCTCCGACATGAACGAGCCCAACAGCCTCACCATCAGTGGAGAGGGCAAAGGCGGAGCGGCCGGTTTTGCCAAGGGCGGCGCCGACGTGGCGCTGACGGCGGTGCCCGAGGGCACGAAGCTGTCCTACAACGTCGAGGCCAAGGTGGGGGGCAAGCTCGCGCAACTCGGCTCGCGCATCATTGACGGTTTCGCCAAGAAGATGGCCGATCAGTTCTTCGAGAACTTCCAACTCGCCATAGAAGGCCCGCCCGCCGGCGAGGAAGACCCGGCCGAAGGCGCAACAACGGACAAGAAAGGGTGGATCAAGCGCCTGACCGGCGGCTGACCCTCCCACCCCAGCACAAGAAGCCAGGATAACCACGAAGGGAGGATTTCAATGGCAACGGTAACCATGACGGTCAACGGGAAAGCCCGGACCGGCGAAGCGGAGGGGCGCACCCTCCTCGTTTCGTTTCTGCGAGAAGAACTGAAGCTCACCGGCACCCATGTCGGCTGCGACACCAGCCAATGCGGCGCCTGCGTGGTGCATGTAAACGGCGAGGCCGTGAAAGCCTGCACCATGTTCGCCCAGGAGGCCGATGGCGCCGAAGTGCGCACCATCGAGGGGATGGCCAACACCGACGGCTCGCTCGGCACCATTCAGCAGGCCTTCCAGGACTACCACGGCCTTCAGTGCGGCTTCTGCACCCCGGGCATGGTGATGTCCGCCGCTGCGCTGCTGAAGGACAACCCAAAGCCCTCCGAGCAGGAAATCCGCAACTACCTGCAGGGCAACATCTGCCGCTGCACCGGCTACCACAACATCGTCAAGGCGATCATGGCAGCCAGCGGACAGGACGTGACTGCGGTGGCTGCCGAGTAGGCCGGCCCCGACGATCAAGCTGTACGGTGGGCTGGGCCCACCATCCCAAGGGAGGAAATGAGATGCCCAAAGACGGTGGCATTGGCGCCAGCACCAAGCGGCGCGAAGACGTGCGGTTCTTGACCGGCAAAGGCAAGTATACCGACGATATCAACATCCACGGCCAGGCCCATGTGTACTTCCTGCGCTCCGACGTGGCGCACGGCAAGCTGAACGGCGTGGATACGAGCGCAGCCGAGGGGATGCCGGGCGTGATCCGCATCTTCACCGGCAAGGACTTCGAAGGCGTGGGTGGCCTGCCCTGCGGATGGCAGGTGACCGACCGCGAAGGCAACCCGATGCAGGAGCCGCCGCACCCGGTCCTGGCCCAAGGCAAGGTGCGCCACGTGGGCGACCCGATCGCCGCGGTGGTGGCCGAAACGCTGGAGCAGGCGCGTGATGCCGCCGAGGCCATCGAAGTCGACATCGAGGATCTCCCCGCCGTCATCGACATGAAGGCAGCGGTCACGGCCGACGCGCCCAAGGTGCATGACGACCTTACCTCGAACCTCTGTTACGACTGGGGTTTCGTCGAAGACAACCGGCAGGCCGTGGACGATGCGATCAAGAGCGCGCACCACGTGACCACGCTGGAGCTGGTCAACAACCGCCTCGTCGCCAACCCGATGGAGCCCCGCGTGGCCGTGGGCGACTACGACGACAGCACCGGCAACCACACGCTCTACACCACCTCGCAAAACCCGCACGTGATCCGCCTGCTGATGGGCGCCTTCGTGCTGGGCATTCCCGAGCACAAGCTCCGGGTGGTGGCGCCCGACGTCGGGGGCGGCTTCGGCTCCAAGATCTTCCACTACGCCGAAGAGGCCTTCTGCACCTTTGCGGCCAAGGCGGTGAACCGCCCGGTCAAATGGACCTCCTCGCGCTCCGAGGCCTTCATCACCGACGCGCATGGCCGCGACCACGTGACGAAGATCGAACTGGCGCTGGACGCCGAGGGCAATTTCACGGCACTTCGCACCGAGACCTACGCGAACATGGGGGCCTATCTCTCCACCTTCGCGCCCTCGGTGCCCACTTGGCTCCACGGCACGCTGATGGCCGGCAACTACAAGACGCCGCTGATCTACGTGAACGTGAAGGCGGTGTTCACCAATACCGTGCCGGTCGATGCCTATCGCGGCGCCGGACGGCCCGAGGCGACCTATCAGCTCGAGCGCGTGATCGACAAGGCCGCCCGCGAGATCGGGATGGATCCGGTCGAGCTGCGCCGCAAGAACTTCGTCACCCAGTTCCCCTATGCCACCCCCGTGGCGGTGGAATACGACACCGGCGACTACAACGCGACGATGGACCGCCTCGTTGAGATGGCCGACTTCGCCGGCTTCGAGGCGCGCGCCGCCGAGAGCAAGGCACGCGGCAAACTGCGCGGGCTGGGCGTGAACAGCTACATCGAGGCCTGCGGCATCGCGCCCTCCAACCTCGTCGGTCAGCTGGGCGCGCGGGCGGGCCTCTACGAGAGCGCCACGGTGCGGGTCAACGCGACCGGCTCGATCTCGGTGATGACCGGCTCGCACTCCCACGGCCAGGGCCACGAAACAGCCTTCCCGCAGGTGGTGGCCGACATGCTGGGGATCGACGCTAGCCAGATCGAGATCGTCCACGGCGACACCGCCAACACCCCGATGGGCATGGGCACCTACGGCTCCCGTTCCCTCGCGGTGGGCGGCTCGGCGATGGTGCGCGCGACCGAGAAGATCATCAAGAAGT encodes:
- a CDS encoding CoxG family protein translates to MELSDSRVIKADPQTVWKGLLDPDVLKACVPGCTEMSGSPEEGFEATVVQKVGPVKATFKGAVTLSDMNEPNSLTISGEGKGGAAGFAKGGADVALTAVPEGTKLSYNVEAKVGGKLAQLGSRIIDGFAKKMADQFFENFQLAIEGPPAGEEDPAEGATTDKKGWIKRLTGG
- a CDS encoding DUF6691 family protein, coding for MKKHILIYLIGLVFGLGISISGMANPAKVINFFDVAGTWDPSLAFVMGGALLATFIGYRVVLRRPAPVWGASFNLPGTRQIDARLIGGSLVFGVGWGIAGFCPGGALPALGTGRIDVIVFVAALIAGILLAKTMQKATARKKPEAARA
- a CDS encoding hybrid sensor histidine kinase/response regulator, which translates into the protein MLVNPEDSLERQNEKLLRIVQSLMRRVEQKNAESGLAYAQFERAALMEAQVRERTVQLERALDLLQDSNARLARANRSAEAARSNLADAIETVAEGFALFDASERLVLANSRFCKALTDIKPRLVEGLPFAEYVKLVADSRDLSLPAGEAAADWVARRMRRHGDAHSVFNVALSRDRWLQVSEHRTASGGTVILQTDVTAIFRAERRERERLQHGHAQMLQATLDHLTQGVAIFDAQARLAGWNDRLGELFDMTLPQDTLGTAFSEIAEQIGSRAVFAEGLKVQALRDWADQRGGRLPLSFEMTLDEGRILHGFAQEMPDRGFVVSVSDVTPERHAAQALHEINELLERRVEERTLELEEALQEAERANTSKSRFVAAASHDLMQPLSAAKLFLSSLSEVAGPGRPAELADKTAQALGNVEDIITALLDISKLDLGRASFDVQSVPLKAIFDPLRHQLEPMARAKGLGLRIVDTGLTVRSDPAFLRRIVQNLLSNAICYTDRGKVVLGVRRNGGSARIEVWDSGRGIAPEDQALIFQEFKRLEVRGDGLGLGLAIVERACTGLGHPLSLWSQPGIGSCFSLNVPIAARPAAQQARQPAAEPDLRARSPLVLLVENDTALARALSQMIEGWGAHVLHAHNATEALDLLAEVQLRPDALLLDEQLGRGMSGTELFGLLTGRFGSIPARILSADRSRSLRETCCTLGVELLGKPIDQDRLGAFLTAL
- a CDS encoding FIST N-terminal domain-containing protein, whose product is MKPATLAPESPALIELGPQVAEVFATDPDALAVIAEELGPGPFALVCLFVSPDCRFSEIAEAAAQRFGSAQVMACTTAGEIGRAGYVEGRVVAVAFPETAFSATALMIDKLGDRDAQAFGDTLVRERLSLAERAPDRPHSFAFLLIDGLSLKEDILTAALSPALGGVPLFGGSAGDGVDFARTRVALNGVVAQDAAVLALVRTTLPTKVFSIDHLLPTDDRMVVTEADPNARIVKSINAEPAAREYARIVGKDPEQLDTFTFAAHPVVVRIGADHHVRAIQRVTDNGELQFFSAIDEGMVLTVAEKQDMVTHLDAELSALADPVQPLAILGCDCLLRRIEAEQAQSVRALSDTLARHRVVGFSTYGEQIGPLHVNQTITGVAFYPPKEGG
- a CDS encoding bifunctional protein tyrosine phosphatase family protein/NAD(P)/FAD-dependent oxidoreductase: MDIRKITGTFAVSPQILPAEVPEIAAAGYRSIICNRPDAEGADQPGHEELAAAAKKAGLKFRHLPVTPGMVSDETAAQFGEALAELPAPTLAFCRTGTRSATLWSLSQAKTRPLPEILAATKAAGYDMNGVARRIANGGKTPTDVTDASYDVVIVGAGAAGIATASSLKARKPDLEIAVIDPADIHYYQPGWTMVGGGIFDASETAKTMGSLIPRGVHWIKSAVAAFEPKDNAVVLDGCRVIKYTRLVVCPGLKLAWDKIKGLEDTLGRNGVTSNYRYDLAPYTWKLVQGLKKGRAIFTQPPMPIKCAGAPQKALYLSANAWERAGMLSDIRIDFMNAGGVLFGVKDYVPALMSYVERYKANLNFFHNLKSIDGEARTATFSVTRPDEEPVEVTEEFDMIHVCPPQVAPDFIRVSPLADAAGWVDVDQSTLRHKDYENIWSLGDVMNAPNAKTAAAARVQAAIVAQNLADDIDGRSPSVVYNGYGSCPLTVERGKIVLAEFGYGGALLPSFPTWMIDGTKPTRAAWLLKEKVLPPVYWKAMLRGREWMVHPEKVTAS
- a CDS encoding YeeE/YedE family protein; the encoded protein is METEFTPLASLGGGLLIGLAAVMLMTTLGRIFGATGILAGFIQPDSSPEFSWRAALLAGMVSGPALYMAITGNWPTIEVPVSTPLLALGGLIVGLGVTYGAGCTSGHGVCGMARLSPRSIVATLTFMAGTAVTVFVIRHVIGG
- a CDS encoding MBL fold metallo-hydrolase produces the protein MSDYPIDMTVTPEVQAFFDEATNTISYVVKDPESTHCAIIDSVMDIDYAAGRIAYENADEIIAYVQEHGLTVDWLIETHVHADHLSAAPYIQQKLGGKIGIGEHITTVQETFGKVFNEGTEFQRDGSQFDALFSEGDTYEIGGMKAVALYTPGHTPACMTHVIGNAAFVGDTLFMPDGGSARADFPGGDAGVLYDSIMKVLALPDEMRLFMCHDYGPNGRDIQWETTVAEEKANNIHVGAGKTRADFIKFRTERDATLDMPKLIIPSLQVNMRAGEIPTDKDGKPMLKVPLNGL
- a CDS encoding xanthine dehydrogenase family protein molybdopterin-binding subunit; translated protein: MPKDGGIGASTKRREDVRFLTGKGKYTDDINIHGQAHVYFLRSDVAHGKLNGVDTSAAEGMPGVIRIFTGKDFEGVGGLPCGWQVTDREGNPMQEPPHPVLAQGKVRHVGDPIAAVVAETLEQARDAAEAIEVDIEDLPAVIDMKAAVTADAPKVHDDLTSNLCYDWGFVEDNRQAVDDAIKSAHHVTTLELVNNRLVANPMEPRVAVGDYDDSTGNHTLYTTSQNPHVIRLLMGAFVLGIPEHKLRVVAPDVGGGFGSKIFHYAEEAFCTFAAKAVNRPVKWTSSRSEAFITDAHGRDHVTKIELALDAEGNFTALRTETYANMGAYLSTFAPSVPTWLHGTLMAGNYKTPLIYVNVKAVFTNTVPVDAYRGAGRPEATYQLERVIDKAAREIGMDPVELRRKNFVTQFPYATPVAVEYDTGDYNATMDRLVEMADFAGFEARAAESKARGKLRGLGVNSYIEACGIAPSNLVGQLGARAGLYESATVRVNATGSISVMTGSHSHGQGHETAFPQVVADMLGIDASQIEIVHGDTANTPMGMGTYGSRSLAVGGSAMVRATEKIIKKCKKIAAHLMEASEGDIELKDGKFSVAGTDKSVAWGDVTLAAYVPHNYPLEEIEPGLEETAFYDPSNFTYPAGAYACEVEVDPETGKVEVLAFSAADDFGNVVNPMIVEGQVHGGLAQGIGQALLENCVYDSDGQLLSGSYMDYAMPRAADLPSFKVDHSCQTPCTHNPLGVKGCGEAGAIGSPPALVNAVIDALQRGGKDVKHIDMPLSPARVWAAMNG
- a CDS encoding response regulator; translation: MERMDLGIHKGALTGWALVVDDHPLFCDALELTLTTVAAFREVRTCDRLERAIAMLEGDLPDLVVLDLNLPDVSGLDGLIRLKASARGVPVIVVSSMAENQVISAALKAGAAGFVPKHSPRSTFREALAAVSRGEAFVPEGFVAAGDDGEVEDAVERLSTLTAQQSRILQLICQGKLNKQIAFDLAIAETTVKAHVTAIMRKLGVQSRTQAVLVAGQARFSTVLPSAPVSS
- a CDS encoding (2Fe-2S)-binding protein, whose product is MATVTMTVNGKARTGEAEGRTLLVSFLREELKLTGTHVGCDTSQCGACVVHVNGEAVKACTMFAQEADGAEVRTIEGMANTDGSLGTIQQAFQDYHGLQCGFCTPGMVMSAAALLKDNPKPSEQEIRNYLQGNICRCTGYHNIVKAIMAASGQDVTAVAAE